In Anaerolineales bacterium, the following proteins share a genomic window:
- a CDS encoding polyribonucleotide nucleotidyltransferase, protein MKPESKKYSTTLGKHTVTFETGKLAGQAGGAVTFGTPESIVFAAATMGDVREGVDFFPLTVEYEERLYAGGRIPGSFFRREGRPGTEAILVARLTDRPLRPLFQDGMRNEVQVAMFSLSSDGVNPLDVLAINAASAAIVISDIPWGGPVGAVRVGRVNGEFVINPTYAEMDASDLDLRIAGTKDAILMVECGANEIPEEVMVAALELGHKSIQPLIELQLKMQVEVGKPKREVTLFVPSDEAKKKVFDRVSGPMNALLDKPLSKNDFYSGMKTIRTEAETELCVVPEGGNSADYMPVNMFRESFELAEMDVVRERILSMGKRPDGRTPTDIRPIWCEVGISPRAHGSGLFTRGETQILSVATLATLGEAQELDNLSPIKDKRYLHHYNFPPYSTGEVKRMGGQSRREVGHGALAERALEPVIPAEESFPYTLRVVSEALSSNGSTSMGSVCGSTLALMDAGVPIKAPVSGVAMGLITDDTGRYKILTDIQGTEDHLGDMDFKVAGTSAGITALQMDIKISGLSAQMMKEALEQAKTARASILEKMLAVLPEPRADLKAHAPRIITVKIPVDKIGALIGPGGKNIRALQEETGAKIDIEEDGTVYIASTDGVGAKMAQERIAGLGEEAVVGNIYTGKVVRIADFGAFVEILPGLDGLVHISQLASERVNKVEDVVGMGEEITVMVTDIDPQGKIRLSRQAVLEGWTAEEAREKDGPRRSGGGRPGGDRGRGGDRRGGDRGGRDRR, encoded by the coding sequence ATGAAACCCGAATCAAAAAAATATTCAACCACGCTTGGGAAGCACACCGTCACGTTCGAAACCGGCAAACTCGCCGGGCAGGCTGGCGGCGCGGTGACCTTCGGCACGCCCGAATCGATCGTCTTCGCGGCGGCAACCATGGGCGACGTGCGCGAAGGCGTGGATTTCTTCCCGCTGACCGTGGAATACGAAGAGAGACTGTACGCCGGCGGACGGATTCCCGGTTCATTCTTCCGACGGGAAGGCAGACCCGGCACGGAGGCGATTCTCGTCGCCCGTCTAACCGATCGTCCTCTCCGCCCGCTGTTTCAGGATGGGATGAGGAACGAAGTGCAGGTCGCCATGTTCTCGCTCTCGTCGGATGGCGTGAACCCGCTCGACGTACTCGCTATCAACGCCGCGTCAGCCGCCATTGTGATCTCAGACATCCCGTGGGGAGGACCCGTCGGCGCGGTGCGCGTGGGACGCGTCAACGGCGAATTCGTCATCAACCCGACCTACGCCGAAATGGACGCGTCCGATCTCGATCTGCGAATCGCCGGCACAAAGGACGCCATCCTGATGGTCGAATGCGGCGCGAATGAAATCCCCGAAGAGGTAATGGTCGCCGCGCTCGAACTCGGTCACAAATCCATTCAGCCGCTGATCGAATTGCAGTTGAAAATGCAAGTCGAAGTGGGCAAGCCCAAGCGCGAGGTGACATTGTTCGTGCCGAGCGACGAGGCCAAAAAGAAAGTGTTCGACCGCGTGAGCGGACCGATGAACGCCCTGCTCGACAAACCGTTGAGCAAGAACGATTTTTATTCCGGCATGAAGACGATCAGGACCGAAGCGGAAACCGAGTTGTGTGTTGTGCCAGAGGGCGGCAACTCTGCCGATTACATGCCGGTCAACATGTTCCGCGAGTCGTTCGAGTTGGCTGAGATGGACGTGGTGCGCGAACGCATCCTCAGCATGGGCAAACGCCCCGACGGGCGAACGCCGACTGACATCCGCCCCATTTGGTGCGAGGTGGGAATCTCCCCGCGCGCGCATGGGTCGGGTTTGTTCACCCGCGGCGAGACGCAAATTTTATCGGTCGCGACGCTCGCCACATTGGGCGAAGCGCAGGAACTCGATAACCTCAGCCCGATCAAGGACAAACGCTACCTGCATCATTACAACTTCCCGCCGTATTCCACCGGCGAGGTAAAACGCATGGGTGGGCAAAGCCGCCGCGAGGTGGGGCACGGCGCGCTGGCAGAACGCGCGCTCGAACCGGTCATCCCCGCTGAAGAGTCGTTCCCCTACACCTTGCGCGTCGTGTCGGAAGCGTTGTCGTCCAACGGCTCGACCTCGATGGGCTCGGTCTGCGGCTCGACGCTGGCGCTGATGGACGCGGGCGTGCCGATCAAAGCCCCGGTCTCCGGCGTGGCGATGGGATTGATCACAGACGATACCGGTCGCTACAAAATTCTGACCGACATTCAAGGCACCGAAGACCACCTCGGCGACATGGATTTCAAAGTGGCTGGCACGTCGGCAGGAATCACGGCTTTACAAATGGACATCAAGATCAGCGGTTTGAGCGCGCAGATGATGAAAGAAGCCCTCGAACAGGCAAAGACTGCGCGCGCTTCGATCTTGGAGAAGATGCTGGCTGTCTTACCCGAACCGCGCGCCGACTTGAAGGCGCACGCGCCGCGTATCATCACCGTGAAGATTCCTGTGGATAAGATCGGCGCGTTGATCGGTCCCGGCGGCAAGAACATCCGCGCCTTGCAGGAAGAGACCGGCGCGAAAATTGACATCGAAGAAGACGGCACGGTCTACATCGCTTCGACCGACGGCGTCGGCGCGAAGATGGCACAGGAACGGATCGCCGGTCTGGGCGAAGAAGCGGTGGTCGGAAATATCTACACCGGCAAGGTCGTTCGCATCGCGGACTTCGGCGCGTTCGTCGAAATCCTGCCCGGCTTGGATGGATTGGTCCACATTTCGCAACTCGCTTCCGAGCGCGTCAACAAAGTGGAGGACGTGGTCGGCATGGGCGAGGAGATCACCGTGATGGTGACCGACATTGACCCGCAAGGGAAGATCCGCCTCTCGCGTCAAGCCGTGTTGGAAGGCTGGACCGCCGAGGAAGCGCGCGAGAAGGACGGTCCGCGCCGAAGCGGGGGCGGACGACCCGGTGGCGATAGAGGTCGCGGCGGAGATCGACGTGGCGGTGATCGCGGGGGAAGGGATAGGAGATAG
- the rpsO gene encoding 30S ribosomal protein S15: MPLAKEVKTKLIGDYHRHGTDTGSPEVQIAILTGRIQQLTDHLRANKKDESCRRGLLKLVGQRRRLLTYLRKADYQRYLGVTESLNLRHK, from the coding sequence ATGCCACTCGCGAAAGAAGTCAAGACCAAACTCATCGGCGACTATCATCGTCACGGCACGGATACGGGCTCGCCCGAAGTTCAGATCGCCATTCTGACGGGACGCATCCAGCAGTTGACCGATCACCTGCGCGCCAACAAAAAAGATGAGTCGTGTCGTCGTGGGCTTCTCAAACTCGTCGGGCAGCGCCGCCGGTTGCTCACCTACCTGCGCAAAGCCGACTACCAGCGTTATCTGGGCGTCACCGAGAGTTTGAACCTGCGCCACAAATAA
- a CDS encoding ABC-2 family transporter protein codes for MRHIKLLLALWQANIQAAMEFRAAFFTQVIFMMINNGVYFIFWVLYFDKFNEVRGWDIHSMMLLFGVTAAAWGIGAFFFGNFITLADVIVQGRLDYYLSLPRPVLLHTLASKSIGSGMGDILYGIGSFVFSGYLTPDGILRFIVGVLAGVCIFIGFLVIVQSLSFWLGNTAALSQFALSAILTFSLYPSALFDATTKFILLTILPAALIGTIPTEFVRAFSWQSLLQMASGALAFLLLSILIFRLGLKRYESGSAIQVEV; via the coding sequence ATGCGACACATCAAACTGCTCCTCGCCTTGTGGCAAGCCAACATCCAAGCCGCCATGGAATTCCGCGCCGCGTTCTTCACGCAAGTCATTTTTATGATGATAAACAACGGCGTGTATTTCATCTTCTGGGTGTTGTACTTCGACAAATTCAACGAAGTGCGCGGCTGGGATATCCATTCGATGATGCTGCTGTTCGGCGTCACTGCCGCCGCGTGGGGAATCGGCGCGTTCTTCTTCGGGAATTTTATTACGCTCGCCGATGTGATCGTGCAAGGCAGGTTGGATTATTACTTGTCGCTGCCGCGCCCCGTCCTGCTCCACACACTTGCATCGAAAAGCATCGGAAGCGGCATGGGCGACATCCTCTACGGCATCGGCAGTTTCGTCTTCTCAGGCTATCTCACCCCAGATGGAATTCTCCGATTCATTGTCGGCGTTCTTGCGGGCGTTTGCATCTTCATCGGCTTTCTAGTCATTGTACAAAGCCTGTCATTCTGGCTCGGCAACACCGCCGCGTTGAGTCAATTCGCACTGAGCGCAATCCTCACCTTTTCCCTCTACCCCAGCGCGCTGTTCGACGCGACAACGAAATTCATCCTGCTCACCATCCTCCCCGCCGCGTTGATCGGAACCATCCCCACCGAATTCGTCCGCGCTTTTTCATGGCAGAGCCTCTTGCAAATGGCTTCGGGCGCGCTCGCATTCCTGTTGCTATCCATTCTTATTTTCAGGCTGGGATTGAAGCGATACGAATCGGGCAGCGCCATTCAGGTGGAAGTGTAA
- a CDS encoding ABC-2 family transporter protein has translation MKKYLSILSMQIINSLAYPGDFVGRSVSIATFIFIFAGLWGTTYTLAGTDTINGLTVHNMIWYFMMAETLELGRPRINRTISEQVKNGEVAYILNKPYNFILYHFSAGLGDGIVRMSLNLIVGSAVAWILAGAPPALMGWLMALVTMIGAWILHFCFMALIGLAAFVVEETNSFELIYQKFVFILGGFLIPLDMFPAWLQKIAYALPFPYMMYAPARLFVKPDMDLFWQMLTGQIIWVVVFVALLSFVYQRSERFLTINGG, from the coding sequence ATGAAAAAATACCTCTCCATCCTCTCGATGCAAATCATCAACAGCCTTGCCTACCCAGGCGACTTCGTGGGCAGGTCGGTCAGTATTGCCACGTTTATCTTTATCTTCGCTGGGCTTTGGGGAACAACGTACACGCTCGCGGGCACGGACACGATCAACGGGCTGACCGTCCACAACATGATTTGGTATTTCATGATGGCAGAGACTCTCGAACTCGGCAGACCTCGCATCAACCGAACAATTTCGGAGCAAGTCAAAAACGGAGAGGTGGCGTACATCCTGAACAAGCCGTACAACTTCATCCTGTATCACTTCTCGGCAGGATTGGGCGACGGCATTGTGCGGATGTCGCTCAACTTGATCGTCGGCTCCGCGGTCGCATGGATTCTCGCAGGCGCGCCTCCCGCGCTGATGGGCTGGCTCATGGCGCTCGTCACAATGATCGGCGCGTGGATATTGCATTTCTGTTTCATGGCGTTGATCGGTCTCGCCGCGTTTGTGGTGGAAGAGACGAACTCGTTCGAGTTAATCTACCAAAAGTTCGTTTTTATCCTCGGCGGATTTTTGATTCCCCTCGACATGTTCCCCGCGTGGTTACAGAAAATAGCCTACGCGCTCCCCTTCCCATACATGATGTATGCGCCCGCGCGGCTCTTCGTCAAACCCGACATGGATCTCTTCTGGCAAATGCTGACGGGTCAAATTATTTGGGTTGTCGTCTTCGTTGCATTGCTTTCGTTTGTCTATCAACGCAGTGAACGATTCCTCACCATCAACGGCGGCTAA
- a CDS encoding ATP-binding cassette domain-containing protein, whose protein sequence is MPSIEVSNLQKTFQTKRKAAGMRGSLRALFKPEYSSVEAVRGLSFQMEAGELLGFIGPNGAGKSTTIKMLTGILHPSGGDAKVLGFTPWKDRQKLAYHIGTVFGQRPQLWYHLPAVDTFMLFGKIFELDDRETKKRIAFLSEAFEIQDLLETPVRKLSLGQRMRCEVAASLLHRPKLILLDEPSIGLDVVAKQHIRDAIRRMSQEEGVGVLLTSHDAGDLEALCRRVIIINHGQIVYEDKVSNLKRKFLTRKMVEVRYAEEISPNFSIEGVEILKVGSYGVKLRFDTTQTPVDAVMSHLSEAGELVDITVSDPPLEEVIAKIYQNAEPSLRGGL, encoded by the coding sequence ATGCCATCCATCGAAGTTTCCAACCTCCAAAAAACATTCCAAACCAAACGCAAAGCCGCAGGGATGCGCGGTTCTCTGCGCGCCTTGTTCAAACCCGAATACAGTTCCGTCGAAGCCGTGCGCGGGTTATCCTTTCAAATGGAAGCGGGCGAACTGCTCGGCTTCATCGGTCCGAACGGCGCGGGCAAATCCACCACGATCAAAATGCTCACAGGCATTTTGCATCCCTCGGGCGGCGACGCCAAAGTGCTCGGCTTCACGCCGTGGAAAGATCGCCAAAAACTCGCCTATCACATCGGCACGGTGTTCGGTCAACGCCCGCAGTTGTGGTATCACCTCCCCGCCGTGGACACGTTCATGCTCTTCGGAAAAATTTTCGAGCTGGATGACCGCGAGACAAAAAAGCGAATCGCATTTCTCTCGGAAGCGTTCGAGATTCAGGATCTGCTGGAGACTCCCGTGCGGAAACTTTCGCTCGGTCAGCGGATGCGCTGTGAAGTCGCCGCCTCGCTTCTTCACCGACCCAAACTGATTCTGCTCGATGAGCCTTCCATCGGCTTGGACGTGGTCGCCAAGCAACACATCCGCGACGCGATCCGCAGGATGTCGCAGGAGGAGGGAGTCGGCGTTCTGCTCACGTCGCACGACGCGGGCGATCTCGAGGCCCTCTGTCGCCGCGTGATCATCATCAATCACGGACAGATCGTCTACGAGGATAAGGTCTCGAATCTCAAACGGAAGTTTCTGACGCGCAAGATGGTGGAAGTCCGTTACGCGGAAGAGATCTCGCCGAATTTTTCCATCGAAGGAGTCGAGATTTTGAAGGTCGGCAGTTACGGCGTGAAGTTGCGCTTCGACACGACCCAGACTCCCGTGGACGCGGTCATGTCGCATCTCTCCGAAGCAGGCGAGCTGGTGGACATCACCGTCTCCGATCCGCCGTTGGAGGAAGTGATCGCAAAGATTTACCAAAACGCGGAACCGTCATTGCGAGGAGGGCTTTAG